A region of the Larus michahellis chromosome 4, bLarMic1.1, whole genome shotgun sequence genome:
CTGAGCAGTGACCCTCACTCTGCGGAGGGAGACGAGGACCTCCTAACCGATCCCACTGGGCGTCCAGCATCATCACCGCGAGGCTGTCGGGAAGACAGCATGGAGTTCTGGCTGGCTGGCGGCTTTCTGCCCCTGCTGCTCCTCGCCTGGCTGCCCGCTGGTGAGTCTCCCCTCGCCTCTGCTCTGAACTCTTCCCTCTTTGTATACACCTGCAGGGGGTTTGGGacgtggctgctgctgctttttcctctcctcttgcagCATTTAACCCCGCTTCTGCACCAGCACCTCGCCACGTGCCTTGCAGAGGGGTCCCCTCCTGCAAATGCCTGTGCCCAGGCAGTGGGCTCTGCCCCTGGGGACCCAATTTCAGGTGCCAGGGCTTTGAACTAGCATCGCcttcagcagcagggagagaaaacagtcgggacaggggaaaaaagcagagatgcTTATAAGCCTGACAGCTGCAAAGGGGGTCAGCTTTACGTGGAGGACATGGATATTCCTTAACACAAACCCAACCCTCCAcggttgtttttttctgcaggactCGCTCACCAGATTTCAGCCACAATCAATGTGTCAGTAGGGTTAGATGTCGTCTTGCAGTGCCTGCTCCAGACAGGCTCGAACGACATCGCTGTGGAGGTAAAGCATTTTAATACCACCCAAAACAATGGAGAAATGCTGAACAAAGATGGTGTGGAGATGCAAAACAGTTCTTTCCAGCTCATCTTCACCGGTGTGAGCAAAGCACATACAGGAACGTACACATGCAGGATGGAGAACACAAGGAACATATCTGAGAGCGGACATGCTGAACAGAATAAGGATGGTAAGAGACAGGAACAGAGAGAAGGGActgaggaagggagaggagaaagggaagagagggaggacTCTGCTGAGAAGGTGTAAAGTGACTTCAGCTCAGAGGTTCAGGAGTGATTCTGAAGTACTCCAGAGTGACTATTAGGGGATGAGATGAAGCCAGAGATGCTGTGGGGGGTCTACTACATTTTCTTTGGTTCTCTAGGGCTGATTTCCCCACAGCTAGTCCCCCAGTCCCACCTCATGCTCCATGATATAAATGATGGAGCCTGAGCCTGTGGCCTCAGTGGCACATCCTGCTTGGGTGCCAGAAGACcctccaggaggaggaggagaaggtgtcTTCCTCCTGATCCTCCCCTGTTTTCAATCCCTTCTGAAACAGAGCAATGCTTGTGTGCGGCACAGCGTTGCATGGCACTAACGAATGTGCAGCATTTCAACATTCAATGTTGAGGAACGTTTAAGCAGCCGGATTTGGAAAAGAGCATCAGCTGCTAGAGGAAAGGACAGTTGAGGGCATATGACCCATGCAAGATCATAGATATGACTTACATTTCACTTATCacttacatcttttttttcttctggggacagacagacagacagaagagTCAGACATCACCGTGAAGTGCAGGTTCAAGATTTGGTTGGAGAATCTCCCAGTGAAGTGGTACAAACCTGCAGGTCTGGAGGCAGGGAATCAAATCAACACCACAACTGTGGGAGAAAACTGTACCAATCTCACCAGTGCCAGCGTGTCTGCAGTCAGCACGGGAATCTGTGACTGTAGAGTGTCCATCACAAGGTTAAACTTGACAGACGCTGGAAATAACGTGCAAGGTACAGTTTCCGGTAAGTGTCACCGCTTCCATTTTCatgggcaggcagaggaggatgcTGTGACGAATGCTCCCTGCAGTACCCCCATGCACCATTTCCCCTGAAAGCATCCTGGGCACTGGAGGGGCTGACCCAGGGCAGCTCTTTTGGCAGATGCATCCCACCATGGAACTGCTTGGCCATCGGGTCCTTAAAATAGGGCCTGCCACGTGCTCCAGCTGCAGCGCATCAGCTGAGGTGGCTGGAGGTGCGCAGGCAGGGGCGCGACAGCCGGGGCTGTGGGGTCCAGGTCCTTGCCCCAAAACAGAGTGGGGAGCAGGGTGTCCTCTGCCTCTGGGCAGCCCCT
Encoded here:
- the LOC141743172 gene encoding uncharacterized protein LOC141743172 isoform X1; protein product: MEFWLAGGFLPLLLLAWLPAGLAHQISATINVSVGLDVVLQCLLQTGSNDIAVEVKHFNTTQNNGEMLNKDGVEMQNSSFQLIFTGVSKAHTGTYTCRMENTRNISESGHAEQNKDDRQTEESDITVKCRFKIWLENLPVKWYKPAGLEAGNQINTTTVGENCTNLTSASVSAVSTGICDCRVSITRLNLTDAGNNVQGTVSGLKFLLSIFFGLAVGTLLYMPIIGILLWQCRKNRKGKFVSMQVVEGDQLSTAAPVTGTEDLTYANLKFEKKEVKPTSSDVIYTKIKPLQQKQSGGDAGDAKAEVDVSPEGEGK
- the LOC141743172 gene encoding uncharacterized protein LOC141743172 isoform X2, whose product is MEFWLAGGFLPLLLLAWLPAGLAHQISATINVSVGLDVVLQCLLQTGSNDIAVEVKHFNTTQNNGEMLNKDGVEMQNSSFQLIFTGVSKAHTGTYTCRMENTRNISESGHAEQNKDDRQTEESDITVKCRFKIWLENLPVKWYKPAGLEAGNQINTTTVGENCTNLTSASVSAVSTGICDCRVSITRLNLTDAGNNVQGLKFLLSIFFGLAVGTLLYMPIIGILLWQCRKNRKGKFVSMQVVEGDQLSTAAPVTGTEDLTYANLKFEKKEVKPTSSDVIYTKIKPLQQKQSGGDAGDAKAEVDVSPEGEGK